The following are encoded in a window of Pseudomonas multiresinivorans genomic DNA:
- the rhlB gene encoding ATP-dependent RNA helicase RhlB, whose translation MLKALKKIFSKGDGEQPVATPAAPAPAAEKPAQSGERRPRKPRTPRPEGESAEKPARGPKSDKPRAERSDKGERGEKRDQAAKAEPAKTEGADKPREPRADKPRRERKPRPPVVDNWKLEDFAVEPAEGKTRFHDFNLDPRLMHAIHDLGFPYCTPIQAQVLGFTLRGQDAIGRAQTGTGKTAAFLISIITQLLQTPPPKERYMGEPRALIIAPTRELVVQIANDAIGLAKYTGLNVMSFVGGMDFDKQLRTLESRFCDILVATPGRLLDFNQRGEVHLDMVEVMVLDEADRMLDMGFIPQVRQIIRQTPYKGERQTLLFSATFTDDVMNLAKQWTVDPAIVEIEPENVASDTVEQHVYAVAGSDKYKLLYNLIAQNDWTRVMVFANRKDEVRRIEERLTKDGISAAQMSGDVPQHKRIKVLEGFREGKIRVLVATDVAGRGIHVDGISHVINFTLPEDPDDYVHRIGRTGRAGSTGTSISFAGEDDAFALPPIEELLGRKINCEMPPTELLKPVPRKH comes from the coding sequence GTGCTTAAAGCACTCAAGAAAATCTTCAGCAAGGGCGACGGCGAGCAACCCGTGGCCACGCCAGCGGCCCCCGCTCCCGCCGCAGAAAAGCCCGCCCAGAGCGGTGAAAGACGTCCGCGCAAACCGCGCACCCCGCGCCCGGAAGGCGAATCCGCCGAGAAACCGGCCCGCGGCCCGAAGAGCGACAAACCCCGCGCCGAGCGTTCCGACAAAGGTGAACGTGGCGAAAAACGCGACCAGGCAGCCAAGGCCGAGCCCGCAAAGACCGAAGGCGCCGACAAGCCCCGCGAGCCCCGGGCCGACAAGCCGCGCCGCGAACGCAAGCCGCGCCCGCCGGTGGTCGACAACTGGAAGCTGGAAGACTTCGCGGTGGAGCCGGCCGAAGGCAAGACGCGTTTCCACGACTTCAACCTCGACCCGCGTCTGATGCACGCCATCCATGACCTGGGCTTCCCCTACTGCACGCCGATCCAGGCGCAGGTGCTGGGCTTCACCCTGCGTGGCCAGGACGCAATCGGTCGCGCCCAGACCGGCACCGGCAAGACCGCGGCGTTCCTGATCTCGATCATCACCCAGCTGCTGCAGACCCCGCCGCCGAAAGAGCGCTACATGGGCGAGCCGCGTGCGCTGATCATCGCGCCGACCCGCGAGCTGGTGGTGCAGATCGCCAACGATGCCATCGGCCTGGCCAAGTACACCGGCCTGAACGTGATGAGCTTCGTCGGCGGCATGGACTTCGACAAGCAGCTCAGGACCCTGGAATCGCGCTTCTGCGACATCCTGGTCGCCACCCCCGGTCGCCTGCTGGACTTCAACCAGCGCGGCGAGGTGCACCTGGACATGGTCGAAGTGATGGTGCTGGACGAAGCCGACCGCATGCTCGACATGGGCTTCATCCCGCAGGTCCGCCAGATCATCCGCCAGACCCCGTACAAGGGCGAGCGCCAGACCCTGCTGTTCTCCGCCACCTTCACCGACGACGTGATGAACCTGGCCAAGCAGTGGACCGTCGATCCGGCAATCGTCGAGATCGAGCCGGAGAACGTCGCCAGCGATACCGTCGAGCAGCACGTCTATGCCGTTGCCGGTAGCGACAAGTACAAGCTGCTGTACAACCTCATCGCGCAGAACGACTGGACCCGCGTGATGGTCTTCGCCAACCGCAAGGATGAGGTGCGCCGCATCGAGGAACGCCTGACCAAGGACGGCATCAGCGCCGCCCAGATGTCCGGCGACGTGCCGCAGCACAAGCGCATCAAGGTTCTGGAAGGCTTCCGCGAAGGCAAGATCCGCGTCCTGGTCGCCACCGACGTCGCCGGCCGCGGCATCCACGTCGACGGCATCAGCCACGTGATCAACTTCACCCTCCCCGAAGATCCGGACGACTACGTGCACCGCATCGGCCGTACCGGCCGCGCCGGCAGCACCGGTACCTCGATCAGCTTCGCCGGCGAGGACGATGCCTTCGCCCTGCCGCCGATCGAGGAACTGCTGGGCCGCAAGATCAACTGCGAGATGCCGCCCACCGAGCTGCTCAAGCCGGTTCCGCGCAAGCACTGA
- a CDS encoding amino acid ABC transporter substrate-binding protein — MKMVKSTLAVLTTAAVFGISGLAHAGATLDAVKKKGYVQCGISDGLPGFSYADAKGQYKGIDVDVCRAVAAAVFGDSTKVKYSPLTAKERFTALQSGEIDILSRNTTWTSSRDSAMGLNFVGVTYYDGQGFLVNKKLGVSSAKELDGATVCIQAGTTTELNLSDYFRSNNLKYTPITYDTSDESAKSLESGRCDVLTSDQSQLYAQRIKLAAPDDYVVLPEVISKEPLGPAVRQGDEEWFDIARWTLFAMLNAEELGINSKNVEEQAKSTKNPDVARLLGAEGDYGKDLKLPKDWAVQIVKQVGNYGEIFDRNVGDGSELKIKRGLNALWNKGGLQYSPPVR, encoded by the coding sequence ATGAAGATGGTGAAATCCACCCTGGCAGTGCTGACCACCGCCGCCGTGTTCGGCATCAGCGGCCTCGCGCATGCCGGCGCCACCCTGGATGCTGTGAAGAAGAAAGGCTATGTGCAGTGCGGTATCAGTGACGGTCTTCCCGGCTTCTCGTATGCCGACGCCAAGGGCCAGTACAAGGGCATCGACGTGGACGTCTGCCGCGCCGTGGCAGCGGCCGTGTTCGGCGACTCGACCAAGGTCAAGTACAGCCCGCTGACCGCCAAGGAGCGCTTCACCGCGCTGCAGTCCGGCGAGATCGACATCCTCTCGCGCAACACCACCTGGACCAGCTCCCGCGACAGCGCCATGGGCCTGAACTTCGTCGGCGTGACCTACTACGACGGCCAGGGCTTCCTGGTGAACAAGAAGCTCGGCGTCTCCAGCGCCAAGGAGCTCGACGGCGCCACCGTGTGCATCCAGGCCGGTACCACCACCGAGCTCAACCTGTCCGACTACTTCCGCTCCAACAACCTCAAGTACACCCCCATCACCTACGACACCTCCGACGAGAGCGCCAAGTCGCTGGAGTCCGGCCGCTGTGACGTGCTGACCTCCGACCAGTCGCAGCTCTACGCCCAGCGCATCAAGCTGGCGGCGCCGGACGACTACGTGGTGCTGCCCGAAGTGATCTCCAAGGAGCCCCTCGGCCCGGCCGTGCGCCAGGGTGACGAGGAGTGGTTCGACATCGCCCGCTGGACGCTCTTCGCGATGCTCAACGCCGAGGAACTGGGCATCAACTCGAAGAACGTCGAGGAACAGGCCAAGAGCACCAAGAACCCGGACGTCGCGCGTCTGCTCGGCGCCGAGGGTGACTATGGCAAGGACCTCAAGCTGCCCAAGGACTGGGCGGTACAGATCGTCAAGCAAGTGGGTAACTACGGCGAGATCTTCGACCGCAACGTCGGCGACGGCAGCGAGCTGAAGATCAAGCGTGGCCTCAATGCCCTGTGGAACAAGGGTGGTCTGCAGTACTCGCCGCCGGTGCGCTGA
- a CDS encoding alpha/beta hydrolase, with protein sequence MTQPLILEPAQNADSCVIWLHGLGADRYDFEPVAQMLQRSFTSTRFILPQAPTRPVTVFNGMPAPSWYDILAMAPARAIDEAQLEASADSVIALIKAQIDQGIAPKRIILAGFSQGGAVVLHTGYLRWDGELGGVMALSTYGPTFSEGISLPATKRQLSALCLHGTFDDVVLPAMGRAAYDFLQANEVPAQWRTYPMSHEVSNEELGDIGAWLRERL encoded by the coding sequence ATGACCCAGCCCCTGATCCTCGAACCCGCCCAAAACGCCGACTCCTGCGTCATTTGGTTGCACGGCCTGGGCGCCGACCGTTACGACTTCGAACCGGTAGCACAGATGCTGCAGCGCAGCTTCACCTCGACGCGCTTCATCCTGCCCCAGGCGCCGACCCGCCCGGTCACCGTGTTCAACGGCATGCCCGCGCCCAGCTGGTACGACATCCTCGCCATGGCCCCGGCGCGCGCCATCGACGAAGCGCAGCTGGAGGCCTCGGCCGACAGCGTCATCGCGCTGATCAAGGCGCAGATCGACCAGGGCATCGCGCCAAAACGCATCATCCTCGCCGGATTTTCCCAGGGCGGCGCCGTGGTGCTGCACACCGGCTACCTGCGCTGGGACGGCGAACTGGGCGGGGTCATGGCGCTCTCCACCTATGGCCCGACATTCAGCGAAGGCATAAGCCTGCCGGCTACAAAAAGACAACTGTCGGCGCTCTGCCTGCATGGCACTTTCGATGACGTGGTGCTGCCTGCCATGGGCCGCGCCGCTTATGACTTCCTGCAGGCCAACGAGGTGCCCGCCCAGTGGCGCACCTACCCGATGAGCCATGAAGTGAGCAACGAGGAACTCGGCGATATCGGCGCCTGGCTGCGGGAGCGCCTGTGA
- a CDS encoding GGDEF domain-containing protein, with the protein MKAAQWKEDIRQLQHLRLFQNVAAANLEQLLKDFRACELERGEILLSPFNRNHFLYMVLTGHLTVYLGSLDNQPVSTLHPGDCAGEISFIDSDHPSAYVVASEPTTVLRLHREALIGLFEHSPQVMQNLLSVLCERVREGNRIILDTEQNANIDTLTGLFNRRWLEHIYDRESTRCAFNEQPMCMLMLDVDHFKNYNDEHGHLAGDYALCLVAHTLRSQLRPKDSMARYGGEEFVILLPEIAIDEARRIGNRLRQSLEQVASFYSPVGVLPGVTVSLGLAEMDIQENLPSLILRADGALYQAKQKGRNCLCG; encoded by the coding sequence ATGAAAGCCGCGCAGTGGAAAGAGGACATTCGCCAACTCCAGCACCTGCGCCTGTTCCAGAACGTGGCCGCGGCCAATCTGGAGCAGCTGCTCAAGGATTTCCGCGCCTGTGAACTGGAGCGTGGGGAAATCCTGCTGTCGCCATTCAACCGCAACCACTTCCTTTATATGGTCCTCACCGGGCACCTGACGGTGTACCTGGGTTCGCTCGACAACCAGCCGGTCAGCACCCTGCATCCGGGCGACTGCGCCGGCGAGATCAGCTTCATCGACAGCGACCATCCCTCCGCCTACGTCGTCGCCAGCGAACCGACCACCGTGCTGCGCCTGCACCGCGAGGCGTTGATCGGCCTGTTCGAGCACTCCCCGCAGGTGATGCAGAACCTGCTCTCGGTACTTTGCGAACGGGTCCGCGAGGGCAACCGGATCATTCTCGACACCGAGCAGAACGCCAATATCGATACCCTCACCGGGCTGTTCAATCGCCGCTGGCTGGAGCACATCTACGACCGCGAGAGCACGCGCTGCGCGTTCAACGAACAGCCCATGTGCATGCTCATGCTCGATGTCGACCACTTCAAGAACTACAACGACGAGCACGGCCACCTGGCCGGCGACTATGCCCTCTGCCTGGTCGCCCACACCCTGCGCAGCCAGCTGCGGCCCAAGGACAGCATGGCCCGCTATGGCGGCGAGGAGTTCGTCATCCTGCTGCCGGAAATCGCCATCGACGAAGCCAGGCGTATCGGCAACCGCCTGCGCCAGAGCCTGGAACAGGTCGCCTCCTTCTATTCGCCGGTGGGCGTACTGCCCGGCGTCACCGTCTCCCTGGGCCTGGCCGAGATGGACATCCAGGAAAACCTGCCGAGCCTGATCCTGCGCGCCGACGGTGCCCTCTACCAGGCCAAGCAGAAAGGCCGCAACTGCCTCTGCGGCTGA
- a CDS encoding dipeptidase gives MRKLLIVLLILLAVGLGIFFNLPGYMDREMNTVASPPPYPASSEAQALHQTLFVADLHDDALLWDRNLLDRHDHGHTDVPRLLEGHVGLQVFSTVTKTPRGLNYESNSADSDNITPLVIAQRWPARTWNSLLERALYQGELLDKAAADSQGKLTLIRSRDDLTRYLAAWQKDPKRLAGVLATEGLHPLEGKLENIDRMYDAGFRIMGLTHFFDNEVGGSAHGLKKGGLTEFGRQVVPRLEEKKMLIDLAHASRPLIDDLLAIAKRPVIVSHTGVAGTCPGPRNLTDAHLRGIANTGGVIGIGYWDGAVCETSVNAIVKAMRYAADKVGVEHVALGSDFDGAVNAPFDTTGLAQLTQGLAKAGFSNQDIAAIMGGNVRRLLLENLP, from the coding sequence ATGCGCAAACTGCTGATCGTCCTGCTCATCCTGCTGGCCGTTGGCCTGGGGATCTTCTTCAACCTGCCGGGCTATATGGACCGGGAGATGAACACCGTGGCCAGCCCGCCGCCCTACCCCGCCTCGTCCGAGGCCCAGGCGCTGCACCAGACGCTGTTCGTCGCCGACCTGCACGACGACGCCCTGCTCTGGGACCGCAACCTGCTCGACCGCCACGACCACGGCCACACCGACGTGCCGCGCCTGCTCGAAGGCCATGTCGGCCTGCAGGTGTTCTCCACCGTCACCAAGACCCCACGCGGCCTGAACTACGAGAGCAACAGCGCCGACAGCGACAACATCACCCCGCTGGTCATCGCCCAGCGCTGGCCGGCGCGCACCTGGAACAGCCTGCTCGAGCGCGCCCTGTATCAGGGCGAACTCCTCGACAAGGCCGCCGCCGACAGCCAGGGCAAGCTCACCCTGATCCGCAGCCGCGACGACCTGACCCGCTACCTCGCCGCCTGGCAGAAGGACCCGAAGCGCCTCGCCGGCGTGCTCGCCACCGAAGGCCTGCACCCGCTGGAAGGCAAGCTGGAGAACATCGACCGCATGTACGACGCGGGTTTCCGCATCATGGGCCTGACCCACTTCTTCGATAACGAGGTCGGCGGCTCCGCCCACGGCCTGAAGAAAGGCGGGCTGACCGAGTTCGGCCGCCAGGTCGTCCCGCGCCTGGAAGAAAAGAAGATGCTGATCGACCTGGCCCATGCCTCGCGTCCGCTGATCGACGACCTGCTGGCCATCGCCAAGCGTCCGGTGATCGTCTCCCACACCGGTGTCGCCGGCACCTGTCCCGGCCCGCGCAACCTGACCGACGCGCACCTGCGCGGCATCGCCAACACCGGCGGGGTGATCGGCATCGGCTACTGGGACGGCGCGGTCTGCGAGACGTCCGTGAACGCCATCGTCAAGGCCATGCGCTACGCCGCCGATAAAGTCGGCGTCGAGCACGTCGCGCTGGGCTCCGATTTTGACGGTGCGGTGAACGCGCCCTTCGACACCACCGGCCTGGCACAGCTGACCCAGGGCCTGGCGAAGGCCGGTTTCAGCAACCAGGACATCGCCGCGATCATGGGCGGGAACGTGCGCCGGCTGCTGCTGGAGAACCTTCCGTAG
- a CDS encoding acyl-CoA synthetase, which produces MNAPISSLRDVQALEQVPLQDRDLPPNTYELLRRSAQQFGPSTALSFLLQGSAAEEPIQVSYAELFSRVTQAANAFHRLGVRPGTSVSFLLPNLPQTHYVIWGGEAAGIVNAINPLLDPGHIAELVRAADSRVLVTLAPFPGTDLWDKVAALRDHLPELSAIVTVDLANLLPEPQRSAIKAQRGALPDGVLDFDELLAQCPDDHLESGRVIGPDEVASYFHTGGTTGTPKLAPHSHFNEVAMAEIMGLNSDYDGHDVLLCGLPLFHVNGVMVSGLAPFMRGGHVLLAGPQGYRNPTLIQDFWKLVERYKVTSFSGVPTIYAALLQVPSEGRDLSSLRFALCGAAPMPVELIRQFEAKTGLKIIEGYGMTEGTCGTSCNPRGGERRPGSIGLRLPYCELKSVILDGDGHYLRDAEVDEIGNICLRGPTVFKGYLQASKNKDIWVDGDWFNTGDLGRIDADGYIWLTGRSKDLIIRGGHNIDPQMIEEALHRHPAVAMAAAVGKPCLRAGELPVVYIQLKPGAQVSEAELLAHAAQHVPERAAVPKDVWLLDAIPVTAVGKTFKPALRLDAIRRVFEDETRHLAPAPRIEVVADDRLGQKARLFVGALDLDSRAALAERLGGYAVHVEWLES; this is translated from the coding sequence ATGAACGCCCCGATCAGCAGCCTGCGTGACGTCCAAGCCCTGGAACAGGTCCCGCTGCAGGACCGCGACCTGCCGCCGAACACCTACGAACTGCTGCGCCGCTCGGCGCAGCAGTTCGGCCCGTCCACCGCCCTGAGCTTCCTGCTGCAGGGTTCGGCGGCCGAGGAGCCGATCCAGGTCAGCTACGCCGAACTGTTCTCCCGCGTCACCCAGGCGGCCAACGCCTTCCATCGCCTGGGCGTGCGGCCGGGCACCTCGGTGTCGTTCCTGCTGCCCAACCTGCCGCAGACCCATTACGTGATCTGGGGCGGAGAAGCGGCGGGGATCGTCAACGCGATCAACCCGCTGCTCGATCCGGGGCACATCGCCGAGCTCGTGCGTGCCGCCGATTCCCGTGTACTGGTCACCCTGGCCCCCTTCCCCGGCACCGATCTCTGGGACAAAGTGGCAGCGCTGCGCGACCACCTGCCCGAACTCAGCGCCATCGTCACCGTCGACCTCGCCAACCTGCTGCCGGAGCCGCAGCGCTCGGCGATCAAGGCCCAGCGCGGTGCGCTGCCCGACGGAGTGCTGGACTTCGACGAGCTGCTCGCCCAGTGCCCCGACGACCACCTGGAAAGCGGCCGGGTCATCGGCCCCGACGAGGTCGCCTCCTACTTCCACACCGGTGGCACCACCGGCACCCCCAAGCTCGCGCCGCACAGCCATTTCAACGAAGTGGCGATGGCCGAGATCATGGGCCTGAACTCCGACTACGACGGCCACGACGTACTGCTCTGCGGCCTGCCGCTGTTCCACGTCAACGGAGTGATGGTCAGCGGGCTCGCGCCCTTCATGCGCGGCGGCCATGTCCTGCTGGCCGGCCCGCAGGGCTATCGCAACCCGACGCTGATCCAGGATTTCTGGAAGCTGGTGGAACGCTACAAGGTCACCAGCTTCAGCGGCGTGCCGACCATCTATGCGGCCCTGCTGCAAGTGCCCAGTGAAGGGCGCGACCTCTCCAGCCTGCGCTTCGCCCTCTGCGGCGCGGCGCCCATGCCGGTGGAACTGATCCGCCAGTTCGAGGCGAAGACGGGCCTGAAGATCATCGAAGGCTACGGCATGACCGAAGGCACCTGTGGCACCAGCTGCAACCCGCGCGGCGGCGAGCGACGCCCCGGTTCCATCGGCCTGCGCCTGCCCTACTGCGAACTGAAGTCGGTGATCCTCGACGGCGATGGCCACTACCTGCGCGACGCCGAAGTAGACGAGATCGGCAATATCTGCCTGCGTGGGCCGACCGTCTTCAAGGGCTACCTGCAGGCCAGCAAGAACAAGGACATCTGGGTCGACGGCGACTGGTTCAACACCGGCGACCTGGGCCGCATCGACGCCGACGGCTACATCTGGCTCACCGGGCGCAGCAAGGACCTGATCATCCGCGGCGGGCACAACATCGACCCGCAGATGATCGAGGAAGCCCTGCACCGCCATCCCGCCGTGGCCATGGCCGCCGCCGTCGGCAAACCGTGCCTGAGGGCCGGCGAGCTACCGGTGGTGTATATCCAGCTCAAGCCCGGCGCGCAGGTGAGCGAGGCGGAACTGCTGGCGCACGCCGCCCAGCACGTGCCCGAGCGTGCAGCGGTGCCCAAGGATGTCTGGCTGCTGGACGCCATTCCCGTCACCGCGGTCGGCAAGACCTTCAAGCCCGCCCTGCGCCTGGATGCCATTCGTCGCGTGTTCGAGGACGAGACCCGCCACCTCGCCCCGGCACCGCGCATCGAGGTGGTCGCCGATGACCGCCTGGGTCAGAAAGCTCGCTTGTTCGTCGGCGCCCTCGACCTAGACTCGCGCGCCGCACTGGCCGAGCGACTGGGTGGTTACGCGGTGCACGTGGAGTGGCTGGAAAGCTGA